The window AATCTTTAATTaatctttgaaataaatgccTGACCTCACACATACTTTACAGTTAAAACTCAACATTCCTGAAGGGAGCTTTGCTGCCTAATCCAACAAgctccccaccccctttttttttttacctaaatACACCATCTTAAATTCATTCCCTCAAATCATTGAACAGGAATTATTCAAAAGGTTTCCTTAAAAAGACACGTCTTAAAAGGACCACAACATAGTCTTGAATATTTACTATAGGAGAAGGCGACTCGGCGTCATCGGTCTCTGCAATTCTCTGTGCATTTATATGAAATGTATTTGCATGGTACTGTACAGTTCTGAAGAGCTGCAAAGCTGAAGCGTTCTGGGATATCTTCAGAGGAGAGAGGtctccaaaccacagcaccaACCACACAGCTGTGTCGAAAAAGCTCTGATCTCTCTTATTTCCGGGCCTTCTTAACTACAGACCCGCTCCTACCTATCTGCTGAGCTCTCGCTAGGATTTTGGCAAGCGCAGGGTGCTCCTCTGCACACAACTGCCAGTTAAAAGGGACGCGCCGCCCCGCACCTCGCTCGGCTTTGCCTGCCCTGCAGGTAACTTTTAACACTTGGTTCAGACCAGTATTTGAAGGATAtagcaggaaaaagaacaaagaattaGTTCGTATGCTAGATAGCCCACAATCTATCCTTCCCCAAATTACAAGTAAACTAAGTTTGATGAGCCAATCCTTGCTCTAAAAAATTTGCTCAGAGGCACTCAAAGGAGGAATAGTGAAACCAAATGCCAGTGAATCAAACCCAAACATGTATCGCCACCTTCTACTTGAATATGAAGCTAGAAGATagtagaaaacaattttaactTTCCAGTTCTGAGTTTGTGGTAAAGCGCGTGCTACCCTGAATTGAAGTCATAGACAAAAATAACGCGCAGTACAGCCTGCCGAGAACTGTTCCACGGCGAAACTACGGGCCGTCCTACCTTCAGGCCATGGGAAAAACTGAATTAAAGAtctgacagcagaaaaacacCTAAAGGCTGATGTAACAATTGTTTAACGAAACAGAAACACCACACACGCATGTGCACACACGCTCTCCTTTATATGCATGCAGGTTGCTGGTCTAATTTTGAGTTTTGCTGCCTCTTGTTTCCAGTACCCATTTGCTGGCCTATTTGTGGTTAGACATCTTCTGCAGAGAATTCTGCAAGCTACAGATTTTTACCACACGTTTAGGATGTACATGCTTTCTTGCTTGCACATGCTTCCCCCTCACGCTCTCCAAGCTAacatcattttttcccctctcacttTCTTACATTTTCCAGAAGAATCCAGTTGTTTTGACTGTTCTCCTTCAATGCCTTCTGTTGCTGTAAATGTCTTCCCACGACCTTGATGGTGACAAGACTGCTGGTACAGACTGGCACACTCCTGCGCACCCCATTATCTTGTCACTTCACTTTCCCCATATCCCCTGGCATCTCTGACCATAATCTCTTCATATAGTTGGACAATGTGCTCAGCGTACATTTTATCTAAAACAGTTCCTGGTCCATAATCCTTCTATGGACACCAGGAATGAAACCCCTGTGTACATTTCAGGTCAGAAATGCAGCCTGGACTTCCATAAAGGGTAAATAGGTGGCTAAATTAGAACAAAGCAAAGGTTAACAGGTTGCATAGAATCAGGAATGTTGCCAGATCAGGTGGTCCTCGATGTCCATCAGAACAGCTTTAATAGAGAATTCGGCAATCGCTGGCGCACAGGCAGATTTTGAATAGTGCCTCCGCAGCGCTGGGAGCTGCACCAACTTCAGAGGGGTCCCTGCTTGCAGCTCCTGCTAAGGCAGCGCCTGGGCTCCCTGACCAGCACAAGGTAAGAAGCCTTCCACACCATCCCAGGCCTTCAAGCTGTACTCAGCAGCTGTTGGGAGCACTAGAGCGCAGCACCTCTACCTTGTGAGATCTCTACGGTGCGGTTGAGCAGGGCATCTCTCTTCTCCACCAGAAGCAAGAAAGTTTGCAGCTTTCTTGCTCTTGGTTTTGGTACTTCAATTGCTCACACTTTTACCAAAGACAGTCATGGAAACACTTTCACAACTATTTATTTTGGCCAAAGTTGTAACATATATCGGATCTCAGTAAGACACAAGGTAACAGAATTCTAAggactctgaaaaaaaaacatttagcCAAGCTAGTCCATTTATTGAGCCTCTATCAACTAAGCGTTGATTAACAGGGGTAAAAACAGAACACTGAGcaacacacaaaataaataccAAAAATAACATAAAGCTCCCTTCATACAGGGGAAGTTTTCTGGGGACAAAGGTTAGAAGAGATAGAATATGTTCTACATAGAAGAATGTGCCTCAGGTTTCTCAGAAAAATTTTCCAAGAGAAACAAGAGATACAGCACTACATTTAGAAACTGAACCATATGccgaaggaaaaaaaacagaagggagaaaaggtTTATATTTACATACAGGACAAACAATACAAGGCATTAGCTGGACATTCACTTTACATTTAAAGTTTATACCATTAGTGTGGGCGAGCTACTGAACTGGAGAGCTCCGAGTTTCTCACAAAGTTATACTACGGCAGGCTCGAGGCGGACTGCCGAACTGCAGGCACCTTAGTTCTATCAGTCGGTACAGCAGCTGTCCGACAGCACTGGTTTTGACAGATACCATTTTAATAGTACACATTCCCTTCAAGGCAAGTGTTTATATGAACGGACAGAGTTTTGCTCTTAGCCTCTCCATTCTTGTTGGAAGAAGACCCACCATCTCCTTACTGAGTTCCAGTTCAGTTTCAATGGCACGGACAGCATCTGGGTACTTCTCACAATAGTCTACCAGAAATGTGTAATATTCCAATGATGTCTGCatgttttccagctgctttttgcTATCCGAAGTAATAAGCTTACCATATAGTCGTGCAATATGAAATTTTGCCACCATTGCAGGGCGAAGAACATCTTCCTCGAGCTTTTCAGGAAACACCTTATCTGGGTTCCTCAAAGAATCTAAGAAGAGTTCATAATACTTGATCGCTAACTGAGCcagagaattaatttttttaattgtgtggGAGTCTAGCTCCTCCAACCTGTTACCAATAGCTACCTTTAAATCCATCATCTCATAATAGGTGTCGGCCAGTTCAAACTGAAGCTGCCTACTGATCAACAGGTAGTACTGTGGATTCAGGTCTGCATAGATAGGCTCCAGCATGTCTATTCTACGCTTGTGCATTTTGCAACGTCTCTCATAGTCTTCTTCAAAGAAAGCAAGGACCTTAAACAAAGCACTGTGATCCTGAACAATTTCAATATGGTCAGTAACATAACCATCAACCTGAAAGAACTCTTTTGCTTCCTGAACATAGTTCTGACCAACTAGAAAGATTTCTCTGGCTTCTTGAAAATCTAAAGGATATGCACTGCTCACTTTCTCTTCCATGGCTAAGACAGAGTCACATATATCACTTGTCCCAAAAAGGACAGCCTTTTTCCTGCCCTTCTCTTTTTCAtcctcttcttttctcctttgggCTTTAAGTTCCAATTGCCTGTCTGGATCCAATTCTCCTATGTTATCCTGAAATGACAAAGCAtgctaattaaaaatgcaggtgGCTTACAAAGAGTGACTTACACTGAATCATTTTATTTATGGGGTACCTTTGAAATGCAAACTACTTAGCAACAAGACAGAAGAGAAGATGCGTCGGCATATTAGACCTTATGTTCACAAAATATCATGTAAATTAGTCTCAATTCTGTAAAAAAGTAAGACTAAGACAATTTAGTCTCCCTACCCCATGTGACAATACAGCCAAAACAATAAACATAAAGCCCAAAAGGCCCTGCTTCTGCAAAGCACTTcagcaaatgctgttttaaaCATTCAAAAGAATGATTACATGAATGAAACAAACGCTTGCATGAATGAGAACACCAGCACGCAAAACCATTGCATATTAAGATGTTCTTACTAGCAATTAAATAAGTCATCTGTCAAACCAAGCCGCAAGAAAAcgcagcagagaggagagaaatctGTGAAGTTGCCATACAAGCAGTGCACTGATCACACTACGGAGCTGATGTCCTATCGTGCTTATTTCTAAATGCTGCATTGAAGTCAGAGCGCACTATGAAACACCTGCTACACTGCAAGCATCGACTGTATTGTTCACCAGGCAATCGTTTATGATTTGCTATCAACTATGAATTGATTCCTGTTACAAACATCAAAACAGACACTGTTTTTAAACAATGGCAGCTACAGAACAGATCTGTTTGTTACCTCAAGTAATTTCCGAGCGCTTTGCAGGAGATTGAGGCAATACTTAATCCAGCACCTTGcaatttcagcttttctctgtCGAAGGTCCTGTTGGTCTTGCTCCGTTTCATCTCCTGAATGGATGTAAACATGTGAAAACCTTAAAAGAAGTCAAGCACTCCAGCAAGAAACTCAAATGTTACATGCAAAGAATACATTACttgtattaaattaattttctcctcatttttagACAGAAACATGTTCTCCGTGTTAGTTTATATAACAATTCTGTAAACTGTCATTCTGGTAGAAAACCATAAAGATGAACATGGATTTGTCATGCAAAAATTCTTCCCAAAAAATGATCATAATGTACGTTTAAGATGAGCTTTGATCTTAGAGGTGTTTTACTGGAAACAGTTTTCATGTCTCTTTTCTGAGATTCAGCTGCCTGCCCAGTAATTGTTTCTGAGGATGATTACAGTATCTGTATTGCAACGGGCCCCAGACTTGCTAccaaaaaagggaacaaaaggaGGGGGAACTGCCTTTGGTTAATCTACCTGGTACAAACACAAGATTTATTAGCTCTacaacttctgtatttttctccccacaGTCTCGCCACTGTTGCAAGTAGCAGGACTGCTGACGGCTCAAGATAACGTTTTCAGAAACCAAATGGATTCCAAGGAGAGCTCATCTCCCAGTCTCTAGGCAGAAGGCAGTGAATTAGCTGACCAATGAGGGGACGCTAGCATTCCTGTTCACCAAATAAAAAGCCAACTTCAGACTCAGATCCACTGTGTTCATTATCTTTCATTAGAGCCAATCAAGCTGTTCTTATTAAGGAAATAAGAATTTGTTACTGTGTTTATGTTCCGATTAAGATGATAAAAAGAATGCGCTTGAGAGTGGCCAATGCTGGCTATGTATTAAGTCTTTCTGTACGTTAGACCTTTCTGCGTAACGATCAAGTCCACAGCCCAGCTCTCTGTTCCACGAAAAGGGAAAATAGGATGAACGTTTACTCCACTGAAACAAACACGCTACTCCCATTGGTGTAGGAGAATGTCAAGATAGAATTTAGCTGATCAAAAATCACACAAGAAATCTataaaaagccattaaaaatacGACTCTTATCTACCACTTCCACTCTTCACGTGAATTTGAAACCATAACTGACTGTAGGTTTCTACACATGTGTCGAAAACATAACCTCATTTTTTTTGGCTTAAATATCATATTAACGAACTCTGACAACTGTGCAGTGAGGTAGCTATGGAAGCCCACAAACACTGATTCAGACCTACTGAATATTTCCTCATATACTGTCTTCAAACACCCTAACAGAATAGTATAACCTGACTCTTGATGGCCCTGCTTCCCTGAAACTAAAACGCTTTTGGACACGATCCTCAAAGTACTTAAACAGTAAGAAAGGCAACTGCATCGAGTTCTATATTTTTTAAGCTACAAGCAATTGCTAAAAGCAATTAATGTACTGTCACTGAACTTCAATTAAATAAAACTCAGTTGTGTCTATTCAGGTTATATTTtaacctgaaataaaaacaacaaatgcaTTAAAGAACTTGTGTTCTAAACAGCTCAAACCATTAAAAGTTAACCAATATATTCACTGTTCAAAGTCAGAGTTACCAACTCACACAGGGGCTACTCTGAGTACTCGCTCACTCTCTAAGGGTTAAAGCTGTATTGATGTGAAGCCTTCATTCGCCCAAGACACAGAATGTAAAAGGCTGTGCTGTAGGTACATCTGGTTTAGGCTTAGTCTTTGTTTATGTTGCGTACTGACACTGTCATGTAACCACAGGTCCTAAAATTATGGTCTGTTCTCTGAAAGTTTCTTTCATCTATTTTTGCACTGAACCACAAAGTTGTTCCTTTGCATCAATACTCAAAACAACAAGGAGAGGAGATACAACCCCAAAAACAGCCGCTAATGAGGCCGCAGCATCCAGCAACTCAAGACAATATAAGTAACTCCTGGATTTCAGGCTTTTAAGAGCTGCAGTTTCCCTCCCCCTTTTAAAACTACTCCCAGGAAACATCTGGTTTGGTTCATTCAACCACTGCCCTCTGATCATGGAGAAGCAAAGGTTAAGCTGCATTTTAAGCACATGTACAAGGACAAACAGTGAACAGAGACATTGCCACAATTGAAATGGATATTGTTTTAAGTTTCACTTTTATTCTGGTATGCTTTCTGAAACACCAGCAAGAAGCACTTGAGTTGTTCCTCACAGGCAGTCTTAAGCTGTAGTAGCAGCTCTTCAGAAACATTCCACTTTCTTGttaattaaaaagattttagaaaattaaCACTGGGCTAAGTTTTGTAGATACTGCCAGACTTCACTTCTAACATTATGTATGCTTAACTCACAATATTCTATTCAAAACTTTTATATGAACTTACTGTCTTCAGCAGATGGCACCTGTCCAGCTTGGCTAAAGATGACACTGGCTGCTGCTAAACAGTGTCGAGACTCCATAAAGCATtgctgagaaaaagaaacagtgtttaTCACTGGTATAAGCAGCCCAAACACTGCTCTCAGCTTGGCTAAACGCCTCACCCCAGATAGTAAAGATACATGAACACAAGGGAAATGGTAAAACTGAGAGACTCTGAGGCATATTCCCCCGGACACTGGAAGAAAAGACACAGTTCTTCCACATCTACTACTGAACACAGTGTTTTCTAACCAAGCGTTTTCTCTCTGCCACAGCCACAACAGCAAGCCTTGCTTTTCATATTAGACACATACACATTGTGAACATTTTCACTGTTCTGATCTATGCTACTATCGCTTCCTTGCGGTAAAGGAAGTGATGTCTTGTGGTAAAGATTGTATCACGTTAGTCAGAATGAGCTGGACATACGAGTCAACATTATGAGTCAGATTTAGATTCCTTTACTTATATTCGGCAATGCATTGTTTGATGATTAGTGCTACAAATACATCAAAGACACGGAGATTACAAAATACTACTGAAATTAGCATTAGCTGTCATTAGATGCCATAATCAGATAAGAACATCTGAATAGTCTAGAATACAGAAATTCCTAGATAGGACTGAAGTATTTCCTAACATAGTGGATTATTTGGAGTCAACACAGATGTGTGAAAGCAAACAGTTACCATCTTACACATCCGCTTTGATGTTCACATAGGCTCAAGGAAGTCTTAAGCGCATACTGAAGTACAAAGGACAATAATTTATAGGAAACATACAACGTGCAACACCTCCATTCtaagatgtttttgtttttaaactctgtACTGCAAGAGAACAATATGATTGtaagaaacaatttaaaattgaTTACTTAAGTTTAATTTATAAGCATCACATAACATCACTGCTAAGACTTCATAAACTATTGAACTTTTCTAATGTTTACAACCCTGCTCGTTTTTCTCCGCTGCCATCACACCACCATGGGAAAGCAAAGCCACTATATCCTCTCAGAAAAAACTAACAGAAGTTTCATGTCAGAAGACAACTTGTCCTTTTGCAGGACATTTTTAATTCGACAGGGTACCCCTTCTCAAACAGCTGTCTGAACGATTGTCTTACTTGATAGTTACACATTTATGATATAATTAGagcagaaaaacatttgttATATTACCTTGGAGAGGTAGTACTGTGACAACGTAGCAGCATTGAGTGCCCATTCTACTGGGTAGTAGCCACAATACTCAAGCTGCCGTTTCAGAGTAGTATGGCAATACTGAGCAGCCTTCTCAATCATCTCCAGGTGTTGGTAGACTTGTGCCAGGTAATACAGAGTATGTGTATAGGCTTTTTCAAAtctagaaaaaaacaacagtctctttagatttcttttttttttcccctccctaaATATACcctcataaattaaaaaaaggaataaacacCTAGGTATGCTGTTACACACCCACCTTTTGGATCTTTCTTGGTCTGtgagtttttcttcttctgccatGAAATGTTCACTGGGATCCAGGGGAGGATTTCCATCCTGCAAGAGTTCAGGATGTATTCAGTAAACTACATTTCTCTTACTTTGTAACATAGTGCTCCCTCTTCTGGCTGCAGATTTACCATTTTTCATTCCCAAATTCAATAAAACTTCACGTAACACACCTACGCCTATCTGAATGTCACATCTCTGGAGCAATGCCACAAAACTCAAGAGATTTAAAGGAAGAAAGCCACAATTTCACACGGAATTATAAGGTTTTCAGCTTGTAGAAGACTTCTGCTTACATACTTTAAAGTAATGCATGCTGTCCGCACCTGAAATACTAAACCAGGATCCTACAGATCTGTAACTGGGTGTCTTTAGTTTGTACAATAACATAGTGTGTTTTAAAGCATCATTTTAATACTAAGCATGCCTTCAAGTGTGAAATATTCGTTTGCCCAGCTGCACTAATCAGTAACAAGAAAACATCCTGCAGGAAGTACTGCAAAGAACATGATGTGCCGAGCGTTCAGCAGACCTGGTGTAAAAACTGCTCTTGCTACTGTGAAATGACTCCCTTTGTTCACAAGCTGATAAGACTGTTTACTCAAATACATGAATGAGACAACATCTTTGGAGGGTGAAGGCGCCAAACCTTGATATAAGGCATGACCCACATGCAAGTTATTAATGACGTGAACTACTTCATTTAgaagggcttttttgttttttaaaccatgATTTCTGTCAGAATCCTTATGCAGCAACGGGTCTCGTGACACATACAAAATAGTTCATTCTCCTTGATCAAGAACACAAAGCAAGGTATTGCTGTGCACACAGAagttattctgattttaaactTTTGTTTAAAGCATTCCGTGACATTAGTTTCTGAGATGAATGTGGAATGGTGACAACTATACATCTTTTAGGAGTGCTCTCTTCCACCTTTCCTTAAAACAACTGTTAATAAAGTTACAGCAGCATAACTGTCAAACCCAAAAGACGAACATTGCTTATGGCAAAGTTTTATTAGTCTGCACTTATCTGATTTCCTTCGTAATTGTGAATAAGTTCAGATGCCAATTCTAATATGCTTCAGCTGAAGATGTCTTTCTTAAAGCTGGCTTTTTACCACTGCACAGTGCATTCTGAAAAATGCTCAACATGTCTGCTAGCAATGGAGCCCAGTTTAGTATGCAATTTTCCTAGCCCTTTCCTAAACCCATTAATATCTTAGCCCAAGAAAAATTAAGGCAATAAATAAGCAGCGGACCAGAGAAATACTTTTCGTAAAGTAATAGAGACTCAAGCAGGGAAGGAGCAACAGTAGAGACTGCATTAactttaaagggaagaaaacatacTCTCATGTTCATAATTCTTATAATTAAAAAGATCCTGaagggatttgtttgtttgcatctaatggaattttttaattcatcttcaaacatgaaaaaatggGTCCAAAACAGACAGCAACAAGTAAAAGTGTTTAACCTGCCAGAGAAGTATAAATTTTTATATGACCTTTTAAACTTTAGGGTTTTCTGCTTATACCTCATTGGTTTCTAAGTTGTCAATTTATAACACTccatcttgttttctttagagATACAAAGGCTTGCAACCTTACATAGGCTCCCAAGCCTTCCAACAAGATTTGTGGTATATTCTGGCAAGACCAGAGCTCATAGTCCTgcaaagaaagcagctgaattGACACAGTAAGCCAGACCTTTGTCTCCTTCCTGCATCTACAGATTTATCCTGATGTCAAGTTTTATGCCTTTAATCATCCCAAGGAAGAGGTCCGCAATTCTCCTGTTTCAGGTGGACTTCATCAGCCCAAGCTCCAGCTTGGGAGCAGCCAATAGTTTAGCACCCTCAGTTTTTCACCGTACTGCATTAAACAATCAAATACCTTTCCTAATAGCAAGATGTTGGTAcaataactaattttttttttttaataatttaaaaatagatgtgaACTCAAAGCATTCAGGAGCAGAAAGTAAAGGAATCTTTTAACTttaccaaaataaatattttcttgcaatTGCCTTGGTTGCATTCTAGTTGCTTGGCAGGGcatcctggtttcagctgggagttaattttccttctagTAGCAGTgacaatgctgtgttttggatttaggatgagaataatgttgatagcaacagctaaaacatcagtgtgttaagtagtgcttacactaatcaaggactttccagcttcccatactctgccgggtacacaagaagccaggagggggcacggccaggacagctgaccccagctgacccaagggatattccataccatgtgatgtcatgctcagcatataaatgggggtggtgggagcggtggtgtgtgtgtgtttgggcgGGGTGGGCCAGCAATCGCTGTTTGGGGACACACTGGGTATCgtttggtgggtggtgagcaattgtatcGTGCATcgcttgctttgtatattacTATTGTAATACTACtcctattttactttatttcagttattaaactgttcttacctcaacccatgagttttctcacttttacccttccgattctcccCGCCATCCCACCACGGGCAGTgaacaagcagctgtgtggggcttggttgctggctggggttaaatcacAACAGGGGGGAACAAACCAACACTACCCAATTTGTAAGTTAATGAGACCCAGTTAGAAAACAACTAATCCACCAGTTCAGGAAAATCACCAACAATTTACCAAAGATTCCCAGAAAGGAAGGCTTCCTAATAGCCTAAAAATGGGGAACCTTAAGAAAAGTATAGTCATATCTTTATAATTTCTGAATTATGATTGTTGACACAGTTGTACAAATCCTAAAGATCAAACACCACTGCAAGGAACTCAAGTCCTCTTTATAAGCCATAAAGCAGCTAGACAAGCTCCTTCATCccctgcttttaattttttatctcAATTCTTTGTGAATTACGTCAAATACAGTTTAAGTCTTTTCAGAAAGATATGACACAAGCCCAATAAAGTTATCGCAGAAACAGTCTTTTTGTGTAgttgctttctaaaaaaaaaaagtgtctttagACATAGACGCATTTGACTATAAAATGCCCTCAAAtatgggggggggaagaaaaggggggggaaatgTGACAAGTGATTTGATGTGGGCTTATTGACAGTCATGCCTGTATACCCCAGCCGGGCAGCAAAGCGCCAGAAGGAACGCTCACTGCCATTACCCAACAACAAACACAGATAACTAACAAAAATTAACCATTTCAGAAAAGCCCATGGTAAACAGGTGAAGCACTTGGCAGCATGTTTAATCAACTGAAATATGTGGTAGCACTAGTACAAATCCATAATCACTGGAGCAAGTGCCAGAACCTTTTAGGGGCAATGTAGAAGCCAACTATGTCGTGCTTGGCTGGGTATAAATTTTTAGGTTGAACATCAGGAATTAATTAGAGAGAGGGTCTGCAGAGAGATGTACTATCTCTAGTTAGACCAACCGATCCAGAgggcagaaaacaaacagacaagCTTTTCAGTgcaagtgttttttctttttttcccctcctggaTCCACTACCTGGCCTATCGCTGTAGACCGGCATGGCTAGAAAGGTGGTAATACAGCAGGAGATAACCGATAAGAACTAACCCATTCTAAAATTTCTGTAATAATCCATGCCATAAACCAAGTTCACCTAAAACCTGAACTGCAATTTCATTAATCTAAGTTCTGTCCAACCTTTATAGCTGCACTGAAGCACAGATACTGCTCCTTTAAGGCTACAAATGTTTCTAGCACACTCACAAACTCTCCCTGAGGCAGGTCAGTGTAGGAAGAGCTTTGCAAAGAgcttaaaaaaagcacaagggAGTCTTTGTTGATACACAGCAGAATCCACAACTCAAAAGGTTGTTTAATATGCATGAGAGGTTTAGCTGTTTATAAGGTTGTCCTCTTGGATATGGAACTAAACTACTTGCCTCAACACAATACTTTGCAGTCAGAGCAAACCATGCAAATATTagttttgtttccctttcccaCAGAAAGCAATGGATTGACATTCTATAGCATTTCCAAGCGAAGATTAAGAACAGTCTTAATTAAAAGCCAATTTCTGCCTAGCTTCAACTTCGGATTATCGATTCAAAGAGCTTTCAAAAAGGACCGTTATTTTTGAGgagaattattttcctgaataaGCCAATTTTGAAATTAGCAAGTGATCTTCTAGTTTGCTTCTTCCTATGCTAGCAGTACAAATCAGATTGCTTTTCAAAAGTATCACAGCAGCCAGCATACAGCTCAAACTCCAATTCCACTCCATGTTTTTTCAAAGATTACTAAAACTGTAAGTGCCACATCGAAGACAACCTGCCACAATATTAATAAACACAGTACCTCTTTCATGTACTGATTATACAAAGCTTCTGCAGATTCCAAGTAAGTCTGCGCAGTTTTAATTTCATCCCTTTCAGACCACAGGATACCTAGATTGTTCtaaaggtaaaaggaaaaacaaaatagttaTTTTCTCATTACGTTCCACTTACACCACACATTTTCTCCAAACAATTTATCAGTCTTCATCCTTATATGTACATGTACTTCGTAACTTGTTACTGCATCTGTGTACCCACCTTTTACCAAAAAGTATCGCTTTATTAACAAAGACTGAAGGCATTAATAACAATCCATGTCTGATGTGCTAATTTAATTCCTAGGCAGCATTATTACCAAATCCAACAGGGctaaaaaataacttaaaaagaGTTAGGATGTGTAATTGCGATCCAGCTCCGTGTCCCTTTCAATTCCATTTTAcgatttttaaaagaaaacaccacgTAGCATGACGTTTATGAACAGAAATGCTTTGCCCACGGCCCAGCAGTGGAATGGACCAAATTTAATTAGACAGGAAGTGTCATATGCATCCTCATGCAGAAGCTCAGAAATTAAAAGTAGGGCTACAGAAACAGCCccagcaaggaaaaagaatgctcctttcaaaacagaagtcagCTCTGTAACAACATACTCTATACAACCTAGAACATGCCAGTGGCCGCTGGTGACATAACTGCTTTTATatcaggttggtttttttttattagatacTCAAGTCTTTTACATCCCTggggacagaaaactgagggCACGCTCATTTATCATCATTGCTCTGAACTGCATGCCTGATGATAGAAGACCTGTCTTCTGCTGGACCAACAGCACTTCATATGCATAACACAAAGTTTATCCTGCTGTTTCCTAA of the Phalacrocorax aristotelis chromosome 14, bGulAri2.1, whole genome shotgun sequence genome contains:
- the KIFBP gene encoding KIF-binding protein, translating into MAAAAGGGWAEVCEKFRTARTLSAVESRKDPETEPYRSKYSARALLQEVKQLLSAAEEGGEARLVAVRRAVLEYELGVNHTDTEELSAGEEHLQRCTQLLEPHRLSPDCVSLYIQAQNNLGILWSERDEIKTAQTYLESAEALYNQYMKEDGNPPLDPSEHFMAEEEKLTDQERSKRFEKAYTHTLYYLAQVYQHLEMIEKAAQYCHTTLKRQLEYCGYYPVEWALNAATLSQYYLSKQCFMESRHCLAAASVIFSQAGQVPSAEDRDETEQDQQDLRQRKAEIARCWIKYCLNLLQSARKLLEDNIGELDPDRQLELKAQRRKEEDEKEKGRKKAVLFGTSDICDSVLAMEEKVSSAYPLDFQEAREIFLVGQNYVQEAKEFFQVDGYVTDHIEIVQDHSALFKVLAFFEEDYERRCKMHKRRIDMLEPIYADLNPQYYLLISRQLQFELADTYYEMMDLKVAIGNRLEELDSHTIKKINSLAQLAIKYYELFLDSLRNPDKVFPEKLEEDVLRPAMVAKFHIARLYGKLITSDSKKQLENMQTSLEYYTFLVDYCEKYPDAVRAIETELELSKEMVGLLPTRMERLRAKLCPFI